Genomic window (Stenotrophomonas maltophilia):
TGGTGGCGACCAAGGTGCTCTCGCCCGGCTGGGCGGTGATGCTGGCCGCCTTCATGAACCTCATCGGTGCACTGACCGGTACCGCGGTGGCGCTGACCATCGCCTCGGGCCTGCTCAACACCAACGTGGTCGACGTCACCCCGCAGGTGATCCTGTGCGCCCTGCTGGGCGGCATCATCTGGAACCTGATCACCTGGTGGAAGGGCCTGCCGTCCTCGTCCTCGCACGCGCTGATCGGTGGCCTCTGCGGCGCCGGCCTGGCCGCGGCCCACAACAACTGGGACGCACTGATCTGGTCAGAGCGCCTGGGCAGCTGGGCGCAGAACAAGGGCCTGCTGTGGAAGGTGTTCGTACCGATGATCACCTCGCCGATCGCCGGCTTCCTGCTCGGCATCGTGGTGATGGTGCTGCTGTGGGCGCTGATCGCCGGCCTGGCCAGGATCGGTGGTGCCATCGGCCGCCTGGCCCGTCCGCGCATCGTCAACGCCTTCTTCGGCAAGGCCCAGATCGCCTCGGCGGCCTACATGGGCTTCGCCCACGGCCACAACGACGCGCAGAAGACCATGGGCATCATCGCCATGACACTGATCGGTGCCGAAGCCACCGGCGCATTGAACGACCTGCCGTCGTGGCTGGCCTTCATGCATCCGGACGCGCATGCCGGCGACGGCATCGCCATGTGGATCGTGCTGACCTGCGCGGTGGTGATGGCCGCCGGTACCGCCTCGGGTGGCTGGAAGATCATCAAGACCCTGGGTCACA
Coding sequences:
- a CDS encoding inorganic phosphate transporter, producing MLTLVLVVILAALVFEFINGFHDTANSIATVVATKVLSPGWAVMLAAFMNLIGALTGTAVALTIASGLLNTNVVDVTPQVILCALLGGIIWNLITWWKGLPSSSSHALIGGLCGAGLAAAHNNWDALIWSERLGSWAQNKGLLWKVFVPMITSPIAGFLLGIVVMVLLWALIAGLARIGGAIGRLARPRIVNAFFGKAQIASAAYMGFAHGHNDAQKTMGIIAMTLIGAEATGALNDLPSWLAFMHPDAHAGDGIAMWIVLTCAVVMAAGTASGGWKIIKTLGHKMVKLHPIHGFAAETSSATILTLAAHFGMPVSTTHSISTAIMGVGFAKNPRSLKFGVIERIVWAWILTIPAAGGCAYLILKLFELFGWT